aaagtcacagagagatgccgatgttttacgagtgtcttaaaagtgtcatAGTAGTGTTTCACCTCgtcttctctgcctgctcaATGTCCGCGCCAGAGTTCTGGGTCACTTAGAACTCTCAAGAAGATTCCGCAAGACAAATCTCAGTGCGACACTGGAATTTATAAActgtggaggtcagaggtcacaattAGCTTTGTTGTTAATGGGTTGCCTCCGCTCTGCGTCGCACCTAACAACGCCCCCGAACtattacattattggacgataaagtacagcctcttgtaccttattgcttttataataggGTTATCAGCgaaattataatataattataattagtaagtaaatagcttcCTTTCAGGACAAAGAAGTATTAGCCACCAAACTAGTAAAATATAGTCcctgtacgtgcatgtaaacagcattgggtcccgcaccatctcattcattcacatcgctcatgacgtgcACCTTAAATTGTAGTTGCAAAAGCTTGTATTGCcggaaaccgatcatttgtgagATTTCCGTTTTTCtacgatcgccaccgagctaaaagctaaaatgtcaccTAACGGTGGCGCAAAAGCTGACCTGCTACTTTGAGTGTGCAGTGATACTGAACGCTCAGTTCAATGtcaacagcaactgtacattatcgcccaATAATGTACCCCTCGGGACTCACTCTAAAggaatcagaacgctggatttcatctaccagTATTATAATATGAAATACGCAACCTGCGCTTGTGCGAGACAGAAGATATTGTCAGAtacatgtactggtaaaatatattataacattgttttgtgctaaggcCGTGTCTccagtgtcctgtatttgaccctgaagtGCAAGGAGCAGCATggtacaaaatgttgctttgcagctgcgcactgagaagggagggcaGTTAACTCGATCtcgtagaagcttcaaaacaaaggactcctgttcatggccttggttcatatcttattctgaGCTttcgttccggatccacgtttttactttatgtcaattaataatgatttgcaccggccactgaggaggatcttgtgtgtgtgtgctaccctcagcttcacctgggttcttatctcaacctgctttgtagcttctcgtaactggcacggagaatgttcttcaaatgtgtataaaaactcagcgttttcactgctcggagacgtcattacgccaagcgctggtgtgttggacctcccgcttgcaagcaatagttagagccagatatctgcggagaattgctcatgtaatctttttctcttctaaataaatgttaaccttttgactttaattgatcaacgtgctgcgattcttctcatcaaccaactcggggggatcggagatcctgacaataTCCGGTGTGAAACACTGCCATGTGACTCTGGCGGTCACCCATTGATATAACTGTAGATACATaactttcctttttccttttttttgtcattatagCTGGATATTGCAGGTgtttacatatataaatatacctgTCATAAGACATGGCGAACAAGAGATAGAATTATGTACCACTTAAGGTGtagcagagaaagaaatgaaagagaCAGGCTCCATATGATCTGATCTGTGTTATAGTTGACGGGAAAATAacgtttatttttcctttttacaaaaATTAACACTCTTTGTAATTAATAACACTTTGTCTACTGCAAAATTTGTCTACTacaatttgaataaaacaaactgcCAAATCAGAAATATGCTCATGCTTTGgctttcatatatatatattattaaatattgacatgcattcattttaatgcCCCAGCCTTATCCATAATATGTAAGCCTCTGTCTGATCACAACTGCACCAGATACCACCAGATACATTCCTTTTATTTCTCATGAGTGAATGTTTTCATGTACTGTGCTGGGTTGCCCCACAAAGATTGATAAAGGATTATTAGGGCTACTATGAACTTGAGCAATACGCTTGAAGACAACGGTCATTTGTATAACCCGTAAGTGaaatcaaactgaaaaaaaggatGCTTACACTTTGGTTATCTATTCAACTTAACCATTGCATGTCGGTCTTTGAAAAACGGCAGTAATTAATTAGTTAACATCCTTACATGTTGTATGTGTTAGATTCTCCGTGCATTATAGTTGTGCATTATAGTTTCATAAACAAGTCTTTAAAAGTTCAAAGTACTCACATATCTGTATTATGAAAAAAGGCTATGACAGTCATCAGTCTGAAGACACCATTTTGCAGAGGAGCCTCTTTAGGTGATCATAAATTCTCCTCATTTTTAGTCCATAAatgattggattaaaaagaAGCTGATATACTACAACTTGTAAAGCCATTATTAAACGTACAACTTTTGGAGAATCGAGTTCCAGTCGAGGAAGAAGTACGCTTGATTCTAGAGGCCTGAGGTCGTAGATGTTTGCTATGCCAAATTAAAGACCCCAATGTTAACcccccaaattaaaaatgtttaaatgtctgAGATTTTGTCTAAAAAAACAATCATGGTTGTTTGAACTAAtaatccatccacccacccatccattgtcaaaccgcttatcctgcacacagggtcgcgccGGGGCTGGCGTCCATCCCACCCAccttgggcgatagacagggtacaccctggagtggtcgccagccaatcgcagggctaacacagaaacacacaactatTCACATCATTGAACATGTCAATTATGTTTTGTTTCAATAAAGTTTTACCTTTTTGATGATTGAGTTCCACTAAGCAGAACTGATGTTTTATTTCCCTACGAAAATATCATGGCTAGGACTGGGTAATCGCGCTAGAAATGCTGAACAGCTTACATGTGTCAACAGCTTATGGGGCCGGTACCATCCAGTACACCTGTTAACACCTTCTCGGTCGTGTTTGCTCTGTTGTTGCGTTGGAGAATGTTCCTTGCAGGATGACAATACATCAACGGACACACAAACGTTGGTTTCCTTGCAACAAGTCCTGTGTTGGTTTGACCCACACGGCCCCAGCAGACTCAAAAGCTCCTCACGACATGACTCTCTCCTACTGTCCAGGAGTATTTTTGGAGGGTTTGCAATGGAGGTCATTTGAAAGCCAAGTGCGCTCCAAGGGACACTGACCAACCATTGGTCTTGACAAGTTGTGAGGGACAACGAGTTGGATTAGAGGGGATATTTGTTGCTTGTTGTTTCTGACGCAGGAACATTTTCCACAGAGTTGGTGATATAATCTGCCGAGTCGtaacagacaggaagtagctTTCTGGATAGTTTAGTTGGGAGTGGTGGGAGCAGCTGTACAAAAGCTTCTTCTCATAAGTAGGTGTGTAGAAAACGTATACCTGTTGCCTGAAGTGTTGGTCCGGTCCAGCTCTGTTGCCTCTCCTGTTGTCCACTATCAACTTGAAAAGGTGAGGGCTCCACAGACTGCTCCCTCAATATGTGTCGCTACCAAAGTTAAAATGGAACGTCAACTTCAAAGAGTGACGACATTAATGACGTGGACAAAATCACTACCCAAAGGTCAAAATGTTCTCACTTCTGAATAATTAATGTAACGTCAGTATTACATCAGTGATGTCAAATCACTTTTAATACATTTCGTTAGTTTTACCTAAAAGAACAAATTCTTCAGGggttttagaatttttttttaattttaagtcCATGTATCAGATTAAAAAGAGGTTGATAACAAATTGTATGTAaagtaattgtggaatttatcaTTTTCGGAAAATCAGATCCCAGTCAAACTATAATTATATcatgatgacaaaaaaaggaaagctgaTTAAAACAGGTGAAGTAAACAGGTCCGTACAGCCTTTACTTCTCTAAAACCTTTATATCATATCATAAGCATCTTGGAGTATGTAAAAGTATGAAGAACACAGGAATGAGCGCATAGTTCTATTAGTGCAACAGAGCTGTATAAAGTTTATAATTTTGAACTCACACAGTGGAGActgtaaagtttatttttacaaaGAAATCCTTTTGAGGTAAAATTAGAGTTCCTTATCAGCACTCATCAGCAAATATTTGGACTGCAGTCTGAGAAGCAGGTGTAAACCCAGCTAAAAACACTACAacactgagttttttttttgtcattttagctGTGTATTGCAGAAGTTTAAATACAGAAACATACCATTCATAAGACATGGCTAGCAACCAATATAATTTTGTACCACTTAAGGTGTAGCGCAGGAAGAATTGAAGGAGACAAACTGAATATAAAATGATGTGTATTTCAGATGTGTAcatatagaaataaaataaaaacatatagaataaaaataacactgctgaaaaaacaacagagtTCAGTGGCAAGCCCGCAATTAAAATGTAGATAGGtttatgtttttgtgtatccAGATAAGGTACACaatggtgaaataaaagattaaaataTGTGCTGTAAACATTATCAGAAAATGATAGATATCTGTATTTGTGCACTTCCAGAAGCCCATCAAAATGATGTATGTTACATTATGTTCATCCTCCATTCATGttgtcaaaaataaattgtgCAGAAATATGACATGTGGATCAAGTAAATAGCAAATAACACTAACATTCACCGTCATATTCACTCACAGTTACCAGCTTGTTACTCCAGATGAAGCAATGAAGAGGAAACAATAATTTGACTTGAATCAGAAAAATGCTCATGCCCTTGCTttattcgttttttgtttaaaatattgaCATTACATCACAACCCCCCACACTCCTCCCTGTTGTAATAACCTCTGCCCGGTCACATTTAACTGCACCACTTACTTATTTGTATTTCTcttatgttgtgttgtgtttatctGTATTGTGCTGGGTGGCCCTCTAAGGATTATTAACGGATTATCTCATCTTCTGCTATTTTATGCTTATGTCAGGGTCATCACAGTTTTGAGCAGTAGACTTGTAGAAaaaggtcatatctacaagtgTAGGTCAGTTTGACCTTGTAAGTAAAATCAAACtgaaaaaggaatgtttatacTGTGGTTACCTGTTCAATTTAACAGCTGAAACATTGAACATTGTACAGAAGAAATTCTTAAGGTGATCATTAATTCTCCTCATTTTTAGTCCATAAatgattggattaaaaagaggGCTATATATTACAAATTGTACAGTCATAATAAAACGTACAATTTTTGGAGAATCAAGTTCCAGTCGAGGAAGAAGTACATCATATGCAGTTGAAAAGGAAAAGTTGATAAGAACCAGCAGATGGGGTAAACAGGTCTGTGCAGCTCTTCTCCTGACTCCTCTACATCGATACGATACTACAAGTATCCTGGCGTATGTGAAAAGTATAAAGAGCAAagggatgaataaaaaaataactaaaacaaacaagccATACATATTCAGTATTCTTGATCTGACACAGTGAAGTGTTAGAATTGTGCTGTTGCAAAGTATTCCTTTCAAATTAAATTTACAGATTTCTGTCATAGCACTTAGTATTATTGTTACTAAAAACAAACCAGCAGGAAAAAGCCAAGCTGAAAACAGGAAAATATTaacagttgttttttgcatGATGGTTGTATATTTCAGAGGGTTACATATAGacacatatctgtcataggccATGAACGACAACAGAAAGATGTCTGAAGCGGTTAACCAGTAACATAAAAACCACTGGCTGAGACAAGCTGGATAAGatatgatctgtttttctgataagaagtcaatcaaaagctttgggtagataacagtgctgaaaagaacagagttgattaacaaagctgcaatgaaaatgtacattggctCATGCAAGTTTTTGTGAATCATTATGATGCACACAATAATGAAATTACtgctaattattaaaatataaacagtaAACATGACCACAAAATACACATATCTATGCTTGTGCACTTCCACATGCCCACCAAAAGTTATAAAAGTCATATTTGATCTATTATCCATTGATAATGTATTCAGTGAGATGataacaaataatattaatCTGACACAAACAGCACTAGATTGTCTCTCTCAGTCTTCAGTACCTGACCTTGATATGCTCCGGTGTGATC
The window above is part of the Gasterosteus aculeatus chromosome 16, fGasAcu3.hap1.1, whole genome shotgun sequence genome. Proteins encoded here:
- the LOC144382985 gene encoding olfactory receptor 10J5-like, encoding MDNRSNMTFITFGGHVEVHKHRYVYFVVMFTVYILIISSNFIIVCIIMIHKNLHEPMYIFIAALLINSVLFSTVIYPKLLIDFLSEKQIISYPACLSQWFLCYWLTASDIFLLSFMAYDRYVSICNPLKYTTIMQKTTVNIFLFSAWLFPAGLFLVTIILSAMTEICKFNLKGILCNSTILTLHCVRSRILNMYGLFVLVIFLFIPLLFILFTYARILVVSYRCRGVRRRAAQTCLPHLLVLINFSFSTAYDVLLPRLELDSPKIVRFIMTVQFVIYSPLFNPIIYGLKMRRINDHLKNFFCTMFNVSAVKLNR